Proteins encoded within one genomic window of Lampris incognitus isolate fLamInc1 chromosome 19, fLamInc1.hap2, whole genome shotgun sequence:
- the zgc:194621 gene encoding uncharacterized protein zgc:194621 has protein sequence MPVTKTIKPAAVVPKTKTVERTKAMKSKPLIEPETQPKVLTPRRTRASSFPRCPHADRCARTRSGVSTTRCERRSRSTSRPTGSRPKANPTCQKTTGSSKSEAKDWQAEKSPFTAQRGEQRAAHPKAQCTAQSHKAFTVIPPDPKKRKEIQKKAEAELAALEELRLSRAMAYVSINPSSVDDID, from the exons atgccTGTCACAAAGACGATCAAGCCAGCTGCCGTGGTGCCAAAGACGAAAACGGTCGAGAGGACGAAGGCGATGAAATCTAAACCGCTAATCGAGCCAGAAACTCAACCCAAAGTCCTGACTCCGCGCAGAACCCGAGCCTCCAGCTTCCCCAGGTGTCCCCACGCGGACAGGTGCGCCCGGACGCGCAGCGGTGTCTCCACGACGAGGTGTGAGAGGAGGTCCAGGTCCACTTCCAGACCGACTGGAAGCCGCCCCAAAGCAAACCCAACCTGCCAGAAGACCACCGGCTCCTCAAAAAGTGAAGCGAAAGACTGGCAAGCTGAGAAATCCCCCTTCACTGCCCAGAGAGGAGAACAGCGCGCCGCTCACCCGAAGGCACAGTGCACAGCCCAGAG TCACAAAGCTTTCACAGTCATCCCACCGGACCCCAAAAAGAGGAAAGAGATCCAGAAAA AGGCCGAGGCCGAGCTGGCCGCGCTGGAGGAGCTGAGGCTGAGCAGGGCGATGGCCTACGTATCCATCAACCCCAGCAGTGTGG ATGATATCGACTAA
- the si:ch211-230g15.5 gene encoding polyhomeotic-like protein 3 isoform X1, with amino-acid sequence MYDADRDTRDAADFGGVIKHLRMERERAQQGPTEHQEASTGSRNITSAPSMPSSSAPVTPTPPRLTPNPTLLDSPPPTLTPTSSSSPPPLTPAPSLSASHAPKGAAATASSPHALIPTPPKLTSTASPALRTYSRPILPSPPGASKTTPASTTTCNPAPSLHPAMPLTLTSSSSSSTSSSSSPAAVAGAVPPPVSPSSSTTHGNTASSAKTSNALTNGNTRPVPTATSTAITPFHTPASPTGRQVSQAPPLGTPGLTRANQSPSPVRQRVSQQTLLLGKGLKGSGQDQVLLRAQMLQSLNLRPPPPGTLTNPPSLRLKPPPSAPPALSRPRNPLFPPLRPRPQPSATATEGPATPTRHLSVPPPTLYSPVRVVPLRPRLQSPNGHRVVLPKHSSSQPLAAPPASQSPPANRHLAGLKACPLSQTPPPRSQSKHSSIPVSSPLTPAGHFERSSSAARQLQIIALSSGHQPQPGNSARASVQSVAPVVESPERAHQSQRTLPSEDALPLSLKSLLPNASSPLPSPPSLLSPSLPLGQASPQEHPLIQQVKNQGDPRKGEEQRTASLREETRDEGGMGEKGGDRKEADIMMKKQHKEKRGLVTEKEEAPGNPKEQRLETDGEEERMEATDEGQIKSAEGEEVEEEKDEEETPMEQSEHPTSPKLTPGPITIQDSSLGPKPGTGLVPPQTPEPHRDLQPGTHEDLCENMSTQSDNQSALSSLSSQSPPSSPVTVPTPDNPPPLLPAQPTHQADLSVPQPEPDKFSQSQEEAAHLGQVEDEAESLGRPQSEPWTPRTWPEGRQVLTHLVEGFVIQEGLLPFPVNRSSLLVQDQVSKPQEEEVNGTNGKEALPLSEASERTDPVIQSSDSEEDDDEDGAADNAGTRSSHRDRAVLHCQFCGKRGHAHNFMRSKRFCSTSCARGFNVRLTKRLRALSAGRRSERPRPALNRAESVPGKPLLLRLPRDLWSAGRRERQKEDVGQGEEEMEGEVEEADEGGDEDPAVALTTKVERRSARRARRMSEPAVTTSTPTTTFKTGPAQWSVEEVTAFIHTLPGCGEVAESFRLQEIDGQALLLLTEDHLMTSMNIKLGPALKICAHINALKNQ; translated from the exons ATGTACGACGCGGACCGTGACACGAGGGACGCCGCCGATTTCGGGGG GGTGATAAAGCAtttaaggatggagagggagcggGCCCAGCAGGGACCAACGGAGCACCAGGAGGCCTCCACTGGAAGCAGAAACATCACCAGTGCCCCCTCCATGCCAAGCTCCTCGGCCCCAGTTACACCCACCCCTCCCAGGCTCACCCCCAACCCCACGCTCCTCGACTCCCCTCCGCCCACGCTGacacccacctcctcctcctctcctccgccCCTCACCCCAGCCCCCTCACTTTCTGCGTCGCACGCCCCCAAAGGCGCCGCGGCAACCGCTTCGTCCCCCCATGCGCTCATCCCCACCCCGCCGAAACTCACCTCCACCGCCAGCCCTGCCCTGCGCACATACTCCCGCCCCATCCTCCCCTCTCCACCTGGCGCCTCCAAAACAACACCCGCATCGACCACCACATGCAACCCTGCCCCCTCTCTCCACCCTGCCATGCCCCTCACCCttacctcctcctcatcatcatcaactTCATCTTCCTCATCCCCCGCTGCTGTGGCCGGTGCTGTCCCGCCGCCCGTCTCGCCATCTTCCTCCACGACACACGGCAACACGGCCTCTTCAGCCAAGACCTCCAACGCTCTGACCAATGGGAACACGAGGCCCGTTCCCACGGCAACCTCGACAGCAATCACACCCTTCCACACGCCGGCCAGCCCAACAGGAAGACAG GTGTCACAGGCCCCGCCTCTGGGCACACCTGGTCTTacgcgagccaatcagagccccTCACCTGTCAGGCagagggtttcccagcagacgcTGCTTTTAGGGAAAGGTCTCAAAGGGTCTGGCCAAGACCAGGTGCTGCTCAGAGCTCAgatg CTCCAGAGCCTCAACCTGAGGCCTCCTCCCCCGGGGACCCTCACCAACCCCCCCTCCCTGCGTCTCAAACCCCCTCCCTCAGCCCCGCCCGCCCTCTCGCGCCCTCGCAAccccctcttcccccctctcAGGCCCCGCCCCCAGCCTAGCGCCACGGCGACAGAGGGCCCTGCCACGCCAACGAGGCACCTCTCCGTCCCTCCTCCAA CTCTCTATTCTCCGGTGAGGGTCGTCCCTCTTCGACCCAGACTCCAGTCTCCCAACGGCCACAGAGTTGTTCTTCCGAAGCACAGCTCGTCACAGCCCCTCGCCGCTCCTCCCGCCAGTCAAAGCCCCCCCGCCAACCGTCACCTGGCTGGGTTAAAGGCCTGTCCGTTATCTCAAACCCCGCCCCCTCGCAGCCAATCCAAACACAGTTCAATACCTGTGTCCAGCCCGCTGACCCCAGCCGGCCATTTCGAACGGTCTTCATCCGCGGCCAGGCAGCTACAAATTATCGCCCTCTCCTCCGGCCACCAGCCGCAACCCGGCAACAGCGCTCGTGCCTCCGTCCAATCAGTGGCCCCGGTTGTGGAATCCCCGGAACGTGCCCATCAATCTCAGAGAACTTTGCCCAGCGAGGATGCGCTTCCCCTCTCCCTTAAATCCTTGCTACCAAATGCATCTTCTCCCCTTCCCTCGCCTCCTTCCCTCCTATCGCCCTCCTTGCCTCTTGGTCAAGCCAGCCCGCAAGAACACCCTCTTATCCAGCAGGTGAAGAACCAAGGTGACCCAAGAAagggagaggagcagagaaccgCCAGCCTGAGGGAGGAGACCAGGGACGAGGGAGGCATGGGCGAGAAAGGAGGAGACCGAAAGGAAGCAGACATTATGATGAAGAAGCAGCACAAGGAGAAACGGGGTCTTGTGACCGAGAAGGAGGAGGCTCCCGGGAACCCGAAGGAGCAGAGATTGGAgacggatggagaggaggaaaggatGGAGGCCACAGATGAAGGACAAATTAAGAGCGCAGAGGGagaagaggtggaggaggagaaggatgAAGAGGAGACGCCCATGGAGCAGTCGGAACACCCGACCAGCCCAAAGCTGACGCCGGGCCCCATCACGATACAGGACTCCAGCCTAGGACCAAAGCCCGGTACGGGTTTAGTCCCCCCCCAAACCCCAGAGCCTCACAGGGACCTCCAGCCAGGGACCCATGAGGACCTCTGTGAGAACATGTCCACTCAATCTGACAACCAGTCAG CACTGTCCAGCCTCTCCTCTCAGTCGCCCCCGTCCTCGCCCGTCACCGTCCCCACGCCAGAcaaccctcctcccctcctccccgctCAGCCCACCCACCAGGCCGACCTCAGCGTACCGCAGCCGGAGCCTGACAAATTCAGCCAATCGCAGGAAGAGGCCGCGCACCTCGGCCAGGTGGAGGATGAGGCCGAGAGCCTCGGCCGACCGCAGAGCGAGCCATGGACGCCGAGGACGTGGCCGGAAGGAAGACAAGTCCTAACTCACCTGGTGGAGGGATTTGTCATCCAGGAGGGCCTCCTGCCATTCCCC GTGAACCGCTCGTCCCTCCTGGTGCAAGACCAGGTGAGCAAAccgcaggaggaggaggtgaacgGGACCAACGGGAAGGAAGCCTTGCCGCTGAGCGAAGCGTCGGAGCGGACCGATCCAGTGATTCAATCCAGCGATTCCGAGGAAGACGATGACGAAGACGGGGCGGCGGACAACGCAGGGACCA GGTCCAGCCACCGGGACCGGGCCGTGCTACACTGCCAGTTCTGTGGGAAGAGAGGCCACGCTCATAACTTCATGCGTTCCAAACGCTTTTGCTCCACTTCCTGTGCACGAGG gTTTAATGTGCGTCTAACAAAGCGTCTGAGGGCTCTGAGTGCAGGCAGAAGATCCGAGAGGCCCAGGCCGGCTCTGAACCGGGCCGAGTCCGTCCCCGGGAAACCGCTCCTTCTGCGGCTG CCTCGTGACCTTTGGAGCGCAGGTCGGCGGGAAAGACAGAAGGAGGACGTGGGTCAGGgggaggaagagatggaaggggAGGTGGAGGAGGCCGACGAGGGAGGCGACGAAGATCCGGCGGTCGCCTTGACGACCAAGGTGGAGCGGCGCTCGGCGAGGAGGGCGAGGCGAATGTCGGAGCCGGCCGTGACGACCTCGACGCCCACGACGACCTTCAAGACTGGCCCCGCCCAGTGGAGCGTGGAGGAAGTGACTGCTTTCATTCACACGCTGCCAG gCTGCGGCGAGGTGGCCGAGTCCTTCCGTTTGCAGGAGATCGACGGCCAGGCACTGCTCCTCCTGACCGAGGACCACCTGATGACAAGCATGAACATCAAACTGGGCCCGGCGCTCAAGATCTGCGCTCACATCAACGCTCTTAAGAACCAATGA
- the si:ch211-230g15.5 gene encoding polyhomeotic-like protein 3 isoform X3: MYDADRDTRDAADFGGVIKHLRMERERAQQGPTEHQEASTGSRNITSAPSMPSSSAPVTPTPPRLTPNPTLLDSPPPTLTPTSSSSPPPLTPAPSLSASHAPKGAAATASSPHALIPTPPKLTSTASPALRTYSRPILPSPPGASKTTPASTTTCNPAPSLHPAMPLTLTSSSSSSTSSSSSPAAVAGAVPPPVSPSSSTTHGNTASSAKTSNALTNGNTRPVPTATSTAITPFHTPASPTGRQVSQAPPLGTPGLTRANQSPSPVRQRVSQQTLLLGKGLKGSGQDQVLLRAQMLQSLNLRPPPPGTLTNPPSLRLKPPPSAPPALSRPRNPLFPPLRPRPQPSATATEGPATPTRHLSVPPPTLYSPVRVVPLRPRLQSPNGHRVVLPKHSSSQPLAAPPASQSPPANRHLAGLKACPLSQTPPPRSQSKHSSIPVSSPLTPAGHFERSSSAARQLQIIALSSGHQPQPGNSARASVQSVAPVVESPERAHQSQRTLPSEDALPLSLKSLLPNASSPLPSPPSLLSPSLPLGQASPQEHPLIQQVKNQGDPRKGEEQRTASLREETRDEGGMGEKGGDRKEADIMMKKQHKEKRGLVTEKEEAPGNPKEQRLETDGEEERMEATDEGQIKSAEGEEVEEEKDEEETPMEQSEHPTSPKLTPGPITIQDSSLGPKPALSSLSSQSPPSSPVTVPTPDNPPPLLPAQPTHQADLSVPQPEPDKFSQSQEEAAHLGQVEDEAESLGRPQSEPWTPRTWPEGRQVLTHLVEGFVIQEGLLPFPVNRSSLLVQDQVSKPQEEEVNGTNGKEALPLSEASERTDPVIQSSDSEEDDDEDGAADNAGTRSSHRDRAVLHCQFCGKRGHAHNFMRSKRFCSTSCARGFNVRLTKRLRALSAGRRSERPRPALNRAESVPGKPLLLRLPRDLWSAGRRERQKEDVGQGEEEMEGEVEEADEGGDEDPAVALTTKVERRSARRARRMSEPAVTTSTPTTTFKTGPAQWSVEEVTAFIHTLPGCGEVAESFRLQEIDGQALLLLTEDHLMTSMNIKLGPALKICAHINALKNQ, from the exons ATGTACGACGCGGACCGTGACACGAGGGACGCCGCCGATTTCGGGGG GGTGATAAAGCAtttaaggatggagagggagcggGCCCAGCAGGGACCAACGGAGCACCAGGAGGCCTCCACTGGAAGCAGAAACATCACCAGTGCCCCCTCCATGCCAAGCTCCTCGGCCCCAGTTACACCCACCCCTCCCAGGCTCACCCCCAACCCCACGCTCCTCGACTCCCCTCCGCCCACGCTGacacccacctcctcctcctctcctccgccCCTCACCCCAGCCCCCTCACTTTCTGCGTCGCACGCCCCCAAAGGCGCCGCGGCAACCGCTTCGTCCCCCCATGCGCTCATCCCCACCCCGCCGAAACTCACCTCCACCGCCAGCCCTGCCCTGCGCACATACTCCCGCCCCATCCTCCCCTCTCCACCTGGCGCCTCCAAAACAACACCCGCATCGACCACCACATGCAACCCTGCCCCCTCTCTCCACCCTGCCATGCCCCTCACCCttacctcctcctcatcatcatcaactTCATCTTCCTCATCCCCCGCTGCTGTGGCCGGTGCTGTCCCGCCGCCCGTCTCGCCATCTTCCTCCACGACACACGGCAACACGGCCTCTTCAGCCAAGACCTCCAACGCTCTGACCAATGGGAACACGAGGCCCGTTCCCACGGCAACCTCGACAGCAATCACACCCTTCCACACGCCGGCCAGCCCAACAGGAAGACAG GTGTCACAGGCCCCGCCTCTGGGCACACCTGGTCTTacgcgagccaatcagagccccTCACCTGTCAGGCagagggtttcccagcagacgcTGCTTTTAGGGAAAGGTCTCAAAGGGTCTGGCCAAGACCAGGTGCTGCTCAGAGCTCAgatg CTCCAGAGCCTCAACCTGAGGCCTCCTCCCCCGGGGACCCTCACCAACCCCCCCTCCCTGCGTCTCAAACCCCCTCCCTCAGCCCCGCCCGCCCTCTCGCGCCCTCGCAAccccctcttcccccctctcAGGCCCCGCCCCCAGCCTAGCGCCACGGCGACAGAGGGCCCTGCCACGCCAACGAGGCACCTCTCCGTCCCTCCTCCAA CTCTCTATTCTCCGGTGAGGGTCGTCCCTCTTCGACCCAGACTCCAGTCTCCCAACGGCCACAGAGTTGTTCTTCCGAAGCACAGCTCGTCACAGCCCCTCGCCGCTCCTCCCGCCAGTCAAAGCCCCCCCGCCAACCGTCACCTGGCTGGGTTAAAGGCCTGTCCGTTATCTCAAACCCCGCCCCCTCGCAGCCAATCCAAACACAGTTCAATACCTGTGTCCAGCCCGCTGACCCCAGCCGGCCATTTCGAACGGTCTTCATCCGCGGCCAGGCAGCTACAAATTATCGCCCTCTCCTCCGGCCACCAGCCGCAACCCGGCAACAGCGCTCGTGCCTCCGTCCAATCAGTGGCCCCGGTTGTGGAATCCCCGGAACGTGCCCATCAATCTCAGAGAACTTTGCCCAGCGAGGATGCGCTTCCCCTCTCCCTTAAATCCTTGCTACCAAATGCATCTTCTCCCCTTCCCTCGCCTCCTTCCCTCCTATCGCCCTCCTTGCCTCTTGGTCAAGCCAGCCCGCAAGAACACCCTCTTATCCAGCAGGTGAAGAACCAAGGTGACCCAAGAAagggagaggagcagagaaccgCCAGCCTGAGGGAGGAGACCAGGGACGAGGGAGGCATGGGCGAGAAAGGAGGAGACCGAAAGGAAGCAGACATTATGATGAAGAAGCAGCACAAGGAGAAACGGGGTCTTGTGACCGAGAAGGAGGAGGCTCCCGGGAACCCGAAGGAGCAGAGATTGGAgacggatggagaggaggaaaggatGGAGGCCACAGATGAAGGACAAATTAAGAGCGCAGAGGGagaagaggtggaggaggagaaggatgAAGAGGAGACGCCCATGGAGCAGTCGGAACACCCGACCAGCCCAAAGCTGACGCCGGGCCCCATCACGATACAGGACTCCAGCCTAGGACCAAAGCCCG CACTGTCCAGCCTCTCCTCTCAGTCGCCCCCGTCCTCGCCCGTCACCGTCCCCACGCCAGAcaaccctcctcccctcctccccgctCAGCCCACCCACCAGGCCGACCTCAGCGTACCGCAGCCGGAGCCTGACAAATTCAGCCAATCGCAGGAAGAGGCCGCGCACCTCGGCCAGGTGGAGGATGAGGCCGAGAGCCTCGGCCGACCGCAGAGCGAGCCATGGACGCCGAGGACGTGGCCGGAAGGAAGACAAGTCCTAACTCACCTGGTGGAGGGATTTGTCATCCAGGAGGGCCTCCTGCCATTCCCC GTGAACCGCTCGTCCCTCCTGGTGCAAGACCAGGTGAGCAAAccgcaggaggaggaggtgaacgGGACCAACGGGAAGGAAGCCTTGCCGCTGAGCGAAGCGTCGGAGCGGACCGATCCAGTGATTCAATCCAGCGATTCCGAGGAAGACGATGACGAAGACGGGGCGGCGGACAACGCAGGGACCA GGTCCAGCCACCGGGACCGGGCCGTGCTACACTGCCAGTTCTGTGGGAAGAGAGGCCACGCTCATAACTTCATGCGTTCCAAACGCTTTTGCTCCACTTCCTGTGCACGAGG gTTTAATGTGCGTCTAACAAAGCGTCTGAGGGCTCTGAGTGCAGGCAGAAGATCCGAGAGGCCCAGGCCGGCTCTGAACCGGGCCGAGTCCGTCCCCGGGAAACCGCTCCTTCTGCGGCTG CCTCGTGACCTTTGGAGCGCAGGTCGGCGGGAAAGACAGAAGGAGGACGTGGGTCAGGgggaggaagagatggaaggggAGGTGGAGGAGGCCGACGAGGGAGGCGACGAAGATCCGGCGGTCGCCTTGACGACCAAGGTGGAGCGGCGCTCGGCGAGGAGGGCGAGGCGAATGTCGGAGCCGGCCGTGACGACCTCGACGCCCACGACGACCTTCAAGACTGGCCCCGCCCAGTGGAGCGTGGAGGAAGTGACTGCTTTCATTCACACGCTGCCAG gCTGCGGCGAGGTGGCCGAGTCCTTCCGTTTGCAGGAGATCGACGGCCAGGCACTGCTCCTCCTGACCGAGGACCACCTGATGACAAGCATGAACATCAAACTGGGCCCGGCGCTCAAGATCTGCGCTCACATCAACGCTCTTAAGAACCAATGA
- the si:ch211-230g15.5 gene encoding polyhomeotic-like protein 3 isoform X2, whose translation MERERAQQGPTEHQEASTGSRNITSAPSMPSSSAPVTPTPPRLTPNPTLLDSPPPTLTPTSSSSPPPLTPAPSLSASHAPKGAAATASSPHALIPTPPKLTSTASPALRTYSRPILPSPPGASKTTPASTTTCNPAPSLHPAMPLTLTSSSSSSTSSSSSPAAVAGAVPPPVSPSSSTTHGNTASSAKTSNALTNGNTRPVPTATSTAITPFHTPASPTGRQVSQAPPLGTPGLTRANQSPSPVRQRVSQQTLLLGKGLKGSGQDQVLLRAQMLQSLNLRPPPPGTLTNPPSLRLKPPPSAPPALSRPRNPLFPPLRPRPQPSATATEGPATPTRHLSVPPPTLYSPVRVVPLRPRLQSPNGHRVVLPKHSSSQPLAAPPASQSPPANRHLAGLKACPLSQTPPPRSQSKHSSIPVSSPLTPAGHFERSSSAARQLQIIALSSGHQPQPGNSARASVQSVAPVVESPERAHQSQRTLPSEDALPLSLKSLLPNASSPLPSPPSLLSPSLPLGQASPQEHPLIQQVKNQGDPRKGEEQRTASLREETRDEGGMGEKGGDRKEADIMMKKQHKEKRGLVTEKEEAPGNPKEQRLETDGEEERMEATDEGQIKSAEGEEVEEEKDEEETPMEQSEHPTSPKLTPGPITIQDSSLGPKPGTGLVPPQTPEPHRDLQPGTHEDLCENMSTQSDNQSALSSLSSQSPPSSPVTVPTPDNPPPLLPAQPTHQADLSVPQPEPDKFSQSQEEAAHLGQVEDEAESLGRPQSEPWTPRTWPEGRQVLTHLVEGFVIQEGLLPFPVNRSSLLVQDQVSKPQEEEVNGTNGKEALPLSEASERTDPVIQSSDSEEDDDEDGAADNAGTRSSHRDRAVLHCQFCGKRGHAHNFMRSKRFCSTSCARGFNVRLTKRLRALSAGRRSERPRPALNRAESVPGKPLLLRLPRDLWSAGRRERQKEDVGQGEEEMEGEVEEADEGGDEDPAVALTTKVERRSARRARRMSEPAVTTSTPTTTFKTGPAQWSVEEVTAFIHTLPGCGEVAESFRLQEIDGQALLLLTEDHLMTSMNIKLGPALKICAHINALKNQ comes from the exons atggagagggagcggGCCCAGCAGGGACCAACGGAGCACCAGGAGGCCTCCACTGGAAGCAGAAACATCACCAGTGCCCCCTCCATGCCAAGCTCCTCGGCCCCAGTTACACCCACCCCTCCCAGGCTCACCCCCAACCCCACGCTCCTCGACTCCCCTCCGCCCACGCTGacacccacctcctcctcctctcctccgccCCTCACCCCAGCCCCCTCACTTTCTGCGTCGCACGCCCCCAAAGGCGCCGCGGCAACCGCTTCGTCCCCCCATGCGCTCATCCCCACCCCGCCGAAACTCACCTCCACCGCCAGCCCTGCCCTGCGCACATACTCCCGCCCCATCCTCCCCTCTCCACCTGGCGCCTCCAAAACAACACCCGCATCGACCACCACATGCAACCCTGCCCCCTCTCTCCACCCTGCCATGCCCCTCACCCttacctcctcctcatcatcatcaactTCATCTTCCTCATCCCCCGCTGCTGTGGCCGGTGCTGTCCCGCCGCCCGTCTCGCCATCTTCCTCCACGACACACGGCAACACGGCCTCTTCAGCCAAGACCTCCAACGCTCTGACCAATGGGAACACGAGGCCCGTTCCCACGGCAACCTCGACAGCAATCACACCCTTCCACACGCCGGCCAGCCCAACAGGAAGACAG GTGTCACAGGCCCCGCCTCTGGGCACACCTGGTCTTacgcgagccaatcagagccccTCACCTGTCAGGCagagggtttcccagcagacgcTGCTTTTAGGGAAAGGTCTCAAAGGGTCTGGCCAAGACCAGGTGCTGCTCAGAGCTCAgatg CTCCAGAGCCTCAACCTGAGGCCTCCTCCCCCGGGGACCCTCACCAACCCCCCCTCCCTGCGTCTCAAACCCCCTCCCTCAGCCCCGCCCGCCCTCTCGCGCCCTCGCAAccccctcttcccccctctcAGGCCCCGCCCCCAGCCTAGCGCCACGGCGACAGAGGGCCCTGCCACGCCAACGAGGCACCTCTCCGTCCCTCCTCCAA CTCTCTATTCTCCGGTGAGGGTCGTCCCTCTTCGACCCAGACTCCAGTCTCCCAACGGCCACAGAGTTGTTCTTCCGAAGCACAGCTCGTCACAGCCCCTCGCCGCTCCTCCCGCCAGTCAAAGCCCCCCCGCCAACCGTCACCTGGCTGGGTTAAAGGCCTGTCCGTTATCTCAAACCCCGCCCCCTCGCAGCCAATCCAAACACAGTTCAATACCTGTGTCCAGCCCGCTGACCCCAGCCGGCCATTTCGAACGGTCTTCATCCGCGGCCAGGCAGCTACAAATTATCGCCCTCTCCTCCGGCCACCAGCCGCAACCCGGCAACAGCGCTCGTGCCTCCGTCCAATCAGTGGCCCCGGTTGTGGAATCCCCGGAACGTGCCCATCAATCTCAGAGAACTTTGCCCAGCGAGGATGCGCTTCCCCTCTCCCTTAAATCCTTGCTACCAAATGCATCTTCTCCCCTTCCCTCGCCTCCTTCCCTCCTATCGCCCTCCTTGCCTCTTGGTCAAGCCAGCCCGCAAGAACACCCTCTTATCCAGCAGGTGAAGAACCAAGGTGACCCAAGAAagggagaggagcagagaaccgCCAGCCTGAGGGAGGAGACCAGGGACGAGGGAGGCATGGGCGAGAAAGGAGGAGACCGAAAGGAAGCAGACATTATGATGAAGAAGCAGCACAAGGAGAAACGGGGTCTTGTGACCGAGAAGGAGGAGGCTCCCGGGAACCCGAAGGAGCAGAGATTGGAgacggatggagaggaggaaaggatGGAGGCCACAGATGAAGGACAAATTAAGAGCGCAGAGGGagaagaggtggaggaggagaaggatgAAGAGGAGACGCCCATGGAGCAGTCGGAACACCCGACCAGCCCAAAGCTGACGCCGGGCCCCATCACGATACAGGACTCCAGCCTAGGACCAAAGCCCGGTACGGGTTTAGTCCCCCCCCAAACCCCAGAGCCTCACAGGGACCTCCAGCCAGGGACCCATGAGGACCTCTGTGAGAACATGTCCACTCAATCTGACAACCAGTCAG CACTGTCCAGCCTCTCCTCTCAGTCGCCCCCGTCCTCGCCCGTCACCGTCCCCACGCCAGAcaaccctcctcccctcctccccgctCAGCCCACCCACCAGGCCGACCTCAGCGTACCGCAGCCGGAGCCTGACAAATTCAGCCAATCGCAGGAAGAGGCCGCGCACCTCGGCCAGGTGGAGGATGAGGCCGAGAGCCTCGGCCGACCGCAGAGCGAGCCATGGACGCCGAGGACGTGGCCGGAAGGAAGACAAGTCCTAACTCACCTGGTGGAGGGATTTGTCATCCAGGAGGGCCTCCTGCCATTCCCC GTGAACCGCTCGTCCCTCCTGGTGCAAGACCAGGTGAGCAAAccgcaggaggaggaggtgaacgGGACCAACGGGAAGGAAGCCTTGCCGCTGAGCGAAGCGTCGGAGCGGACCGATCCAGTGATTCAATCCAGCGATTCCGAGGAAGACGATGACGAAGACGGGGCGGCGGACAACGCAGGGACCA GGTCCAGCCACCGGGACCGGGCCGTGCTACACTGCCAGTTCTGTGGGAAGAGAGGCCACGCTCATAACTTCATGCGTTCCAAACGCTTTTGCTCCACTTCCTGTGCACGAGG gTTTAATGTGCGTCTAACAAAGCGTCTGAGGGCTCTGAGTGCAGGCAGAAGATCCGAGAGGCCCAGGCCGGCTCTGAACCGGGCCGAGTCCGTCCCCGGGAAACCGCTCCTTCTGCGGCTG CCTCGTGACCTTTGGAGCGCAGGTCGGCGGGAAAGACAGAAGGAGGACGTGGGTCAGGgggaggaagagatggaaggggAGGTGGAGGAGGCCGACGAGGGAGGCGACGAAGATCCGGCGGTCGCCTTGACGACCAAGGTGGAGCGGCGCTCGGCGAGGAGGGCGAGGCGAATGTCGGAGCCGGCCGTGACGACCTCGACGCCCACGACGACCTTCAAGACTGGCCCCGCCCAGTGGAGCGTGGAGGAAGTGACTGCTTTCATTCACACGCTGCCAG gCTGCGGCGAGGTGGCCGAGTCCTTCCGTTTGCAGGAGATCGACGGCCAGGCACTGCTCCTCCTGACCGAGGACCACCTGATGACAAGCATGAACATCAAACTGGGCCCGGCGCTCAAGATCTGCGCTCACATCAACGCTCTTAAGAACCAATGA